One Anguilla rostrata isolate EN2019 chromosome 15, ASM1855537v3, whole genome shotgun sequence genomic window carries:
- the LOC135240409 gene encoding gamma-crystallin M3-like: MGKIIFYEDRNFGGRSYECMSDCPEISSYLSRCNSCRVDSGCFMVYDRANYMGNQYFLRRGEYSDYSRMGMFESIRSCRMIPMHRGNFRMRIYERENFGGQMMELMDDCDSIMDRYRMSDCQSCNVMDGHWLMYEQPHYRGRMMYMRPGEYRSFRDMGYSNMRFMSMRRIMDSC, from the exons ATGGGCAAG ATCATCTTCTATGAGGACAGGAACTTCGGCGGTCGCTCCTATGAGTGCATGAGCGACTGCCCCGAGATCAGCTCCTACCTGAGCCGCTGCAACTCCTGCAGGGTGGACAGCGGCTGCTTCATGGTCTACGACCGTGCCAACTACATGGGGAACCAGTACTTCCTGAGGAGGGGAGAGTACTCTGACTACTCCCGCATGGGCATGTTCGAGTCCATCCGCTCCTGCCGAATGATCCCCATG CACAGAGGAAACTTCAGGATGAGGATCTACGAGAGGGAGAACTTCGGAGGTCAGATGATGGAGCTGATGGATGACTGTGACTCCATCATGGACCGTTACCGCATGTCCGACTGCCAGTCCTGCAACGTGATGGACGGCCACTGGCTGATGTACGAGCAGCCCCACTACAGAGGCAGGATGATGTACATGAGGCCTGGGGAGTACAGGAGCTTCAGAGATATGGGATACAGCAACATGAGATTCATGTCCATGAGGCGCATCATGGATTCCTGTTAG